A portion of the Halopelagius inordinatus genome contains these proteins:
- a CDS encoding iron transporter has protein sequence MQRRRVLGGFGAAALGSLSGCLGGAASLFETTQSDEPPLVENRPDAVYVPTHVEGMEMVGTTDVDDVRVGVMYSYPHRFWVVENEGGEFVTTQTPVEASDAVHLMATPWDPATGTVVPNAGLSLEIVREGSLVSEEVIYPMLSQRMGFHYGANFPLDGDGTYEIRVSVGGTDIARYGSLDGKFGDGASGSIEFEFEERELNDIPYRLLEEKQGTRGALEPMRMEAIPTGTAPDPLPGTPLGRGASGDAAFVGSLVEADRFGDDPYLAVSARTPHSGLTIPGMALSADVGDGETYSGRLAPSLDAELGFHYGASVAGLAPDDEVNVSVDVPPQVGRHEGYEKAFLDMPPFELE, from the coding sequence ATGCAGCGACGCCGCGTTCTCGGCGGGTTCGGTGCCGCCGCCCTCGGATCTCTCTCGGGCTGTCTGGGCGGCGCGGCGAGCCTCTTCGAGACGACACAGAGCGACGAACCGCCGCTCGTCGAGAACCGCCCCGACGCGGTGTACGTCCCGACGCACGTCGAGGGGATGGAGATGGTCGGGACGACGGACGTAGACGACGTGCGAGTCGGAGTGATGTACTCGTACCCTCACCGCTTTTGGGTCGTCGAGAACGAGGGCGGCGAGTTCGTGACGACGCAGACGCCGGTAGAGGCGAGCGACGCCGTCCACCTGATGGCGACGCCGTGGGACCCCGCGACTGGAACGGTCGTTCCGAACGCCGGTCTGTCGCTCGAAATCGTCCGCGAGGGCTCTTTGGTGTCCGAAGAGGTCATCTATCCGATGCTCTCTCAGCGCATGGGCTTTCACTACGGCGCGAACTTCCCCCTCGACGGCGACGGGACCTACGAGATTCGGGTGAGCGTCGGCGGTACCGATATCGCCCGGTACGGGTCTCTCGACGGGAAGTTCGGCGACGGCGCGTCCGGAAGCATCGAGTTCGAGTTCGAAGAGCGCGAGTTGAACGACATCCCCTACAGGCTCCTCGAAGAAAAGCAGGGAACGCGCGGTGCGCTGGAACCGATGCGGATGGAGGCGATACCGACCGGAACCGCGCCGGACCCCCTGCCGGGGACGCCGCTCGGACGCGGGGCGAGCGGTGACGCGGCGTTCGTCGGGAGCCTCGTCGAAGCCGACCGGTTCGGTGACGACCCGTACCTCGCCGTCTCCGCGCGCACGCCGCACAGCGGTCTCACGATACCGGGCATGGCGCTGTCGGCGGACGTAGGGGACGGCGAGACGTACAGCGGTCGGTTGGCGCCGAGTCTCGACGCCGAACTCGGATTTCACTACGGCGCGTCGGTGGCGGGATTAGCGCCGGACGACGAGGTGAACGTCTCCGTGGACGTGCCGCCGCAAGTCGGCCGACACGAGGGGTACGAGAAGGCGTTTCTCGACATGCCTCCGTTCGAGTTGGAGTGA